The sequence tctctgtttttgtttttcttgtacgTTCCTTGCCGAGCTGCGGCGGAGGGATACATTCTTGTGGTCGCTTGTCGATGTGTTGCTGGAATCAGCTTTTTCCTAACATATTACAGAGTAAACCACATACAGtactatgtttttatttacactAAGTTGTTATAAGTTGTTCATGTCAGACGCAGGAGCAGGTCGAGGTGGTCTGGAGGACAAGAACAGTTAGAGATCGACCCTGAAAACTCAAAGAGTCAAATCGGTTTGTTACAAAAATATTAGTGTCCAAAATTACAGACTCCAGCTATCTAGTTTTCTCTGAGCGTCTCGAGTAGTAAAAACCGGATAACATCAGCAGACTTACACACCACTAGCAGAATGTATCCCTCCGCCACAGATCATAGATCAGTCcatggaaacaggaagtggttaATTTTCTaataaacagactgtaactttAGGAGATACAAACTCAATTAAGCAAACTAAGACAGTCTTGAAAAAAACCTGAACCTCTCCTTTAATGCAAGCTGTGATTTTAGATTTGGATGGTTTGTGACggcatgtttacattttaattaaggGACAAAATTAACCTCATAAtcttttgttaatttttgttcttcagtacgtgcaaaaaatgtgtttgtgtgtgttttacctctTAGTGATCCTATCTGTACTTGAGGAATGTTGCTCAGGTCTGTAGGCAAACCCACGTAGACGCCTCCATAATTCCtacgtacacaaacacacgcgcacacgcaTGCACAAATGAGATCAtgtttataaatatatttgatatataaaCAGATATTAACTCAACTGAATGACTCACTTCCGTTTGTCGTCATCTGGCACAGAGTCTTCTGatctgtcaacacacacacacacacataaaattaaAACCCGCTGTGTGTATTGAAGTCAGTCGCTGCAGGTTtacagaaaacatcagagaaaggTCAAACGACAATGACACGTTTTAACATCAGAACctctttgtaaatgttttttttatgtgtgttaaaAGGTGTAAAATGAACTTTTACCCTTTTGATGAAGACTCAGCACGACCTGAGGTCACAAAAAGACAGATGAATGAGATGAATCGTTGGCAAATTGTTCATTTACTTTTCTATTGATTGACAGTTTATTCACAGTTAAACTAATCATTCATAGCTGCTATCATCCACCTCTGACTGCATTAACATGATATCAATGCAACATACAGCATAAGAAGTTGTATTAGGCAAAAgtagcattaaaaaacaaagaaaaaccgAAGGAATACACCAAGTGAATCAAGAAATCCACAGGTAAATCATGGTGACAGTGTAAGCTTGTATACAGCCAAACATTACGGATTtcatacaaattattattcgaATGATAATCTGTAAGTTTGTGCATAAAGTCTCTTAAGTTCTTAGTAACTACTAAAAGATACTATAAGAGAATTATATTGCCAATCCTTTGTGAATGTAGGtctgagtttgtttttatttgtgtgttttagaatTAACAGTATTCATTTAGTTTACagtgagggaaatatctgattatgctaagctaaccaacgTTATTTGGTAATTTAGTCGAACATTATGGCAAACTTTTGTTAATTTCGGTGAAATGTAAAGCGTCAGGTCAGATATATCGACCATATATgaggggcggctgtggctcagaggtagagcgggtcgtccaccaATCAGAAGATCAGCAGCTtgatccccagctcctccagtgtccttgggcaagatactgaaccccaagttACTCCTGAAAgttgtgccatcagtgtgtgtttgtgtgtgtgaatgattagctTCTCCCCCTTGCATggcagcatatgaatgtgtgtgtgaatgggtgaatggtgacatgtagtgtaaagcactttgactGGTCAGAAGACTGGAAACACGCTACATAAATGCAGCCAATTTACCATATTCCATATTAcctcttttactcttcagtcTAAATGGCTCagatattagcaagctaacgttagctttgtCAATTGGTTCATTCAGCTAGCTAACGCAACAGTTCCACCTGTCAGtagctgtaaatatttagttagCCTACAACTCATCTCTACATAACATGCAACcagttttaatttagtgatgtgTAAATCTACACTTAGTAAACACTGACACTATAATGAGGCTAAGTTTGAACTtagaaacagctgctgcaaccGGCTCCTGGAACATATCATATATATAGTTCAGATGTATAGATTTAAgtataaaaagttttaaattagTCTATTAAAAGTCTGTAAAAGTTAACAGCTGCCTGTGCCTAATTAGTACCTATACTAATGTCCTGCAAGTGTTGTACGAAGCAAATGACGCACTGATTATTATTGATTGAGGGCTTTACCAGTAGTGGGGCTATAAATGTTTAGTTTATCCTGAAAGTGTCTAAAGTTCATCCTCTATGAAACATACTACATTGTAAACttctcaaagatcttcagtagaaagtcaagaggttgtgatatgtagcaaacaagctagcaaagctgtaaacaaCATGTGCAGGAACCACCATGCTCATTGGCAtctgtcttacacagaactactctcctgagactgaaaacatgatgctgttattagtctttggagccgtttctaaacaaactaacatgaacaaactctttataatgaaggaacatgtcacccagtgcagcgctgtgactcactgaagtgtttttaatagtttttggacaacaacagagaaatacgatatatcaggctttagatacacacacaatacttgtatgtagatcagttcattgttggtttgactccaAACATGAAATTGCTCACTGCAGTGATATACAGGTGTACTCTAGGGCCCCCTGACctcactgttgggtgtggttggttaaaatattgcttttcagcccatttccaggtctatatttatattctggcgGCTctaatggaatatctttgcatgatttacagttaaaaacttcttatttatcttctactggtcctttatgcagcccctcagttcagcctctgtctgaaacaggctgttttagctcctgtctctttaagcccccccccccccccccccccccccaatgagcccactctgttctgattggtcagcttcagtAAGCTTCTTCCtgctccggaggctacgtaaacaaacagtagtagcaggatttcacttctttttcccaTTCTtcactcaaaatggaaacttcttaaatacatccgtacatgttcgagcctgaatctgatccgaaatatgcgagtggacaacacGAACAACATAtggaacaacctcagcaacgAAGGCTACGACGAAGGACGTCATCACGAGAAGGAaatagaggtaactttgcaaatgaagcgttcagagcaggttgaagtcacctcaagttttggatcTTTGAccattttaacattaacatccaTCATTGtcacagtatataaatgacagacaCAAAAAGCATGACATGTCCCTTTAAAGTTACTCTTTAATACCACATAGAGGACAATTTAACACCTGTTTCAGAATTATCTtcattggccaagtatgtttaagcttacaaggaatttgactttggtttagtggctctcaatgtattcacacacaatacaacacaacaatcttagTTTGTAGACTTTTTAATACCTTATAAGACCAAATTCAATGCTTGTTATTACTTTTCATGACCTGCAGATACCCTGTTATTTTCAAAGCAGTGTGGCAGTCCGGcaatttaacaaaacattaaatatttaatataaaaaatgtattccaaGTATGAAACaatcaaacattttatcatGCCCTAAAAGGTGGTTTATAATATGAATAACAGGAAAcatttatatgaaaaatattacacacacacacaaatgcttcATCTCCTCTTGTGTTTACCTGCGTTTCTATGGTCAAAAACAATACTGGCTGGGCATTTGACAGCATTATTAGAtataaaaagttattaaaataagTTTGATACGccttaaaagagagaaaacacactttaaatCTGTTTCTATCTCGTACATGCTGCTAGATAACTCGGaaacgcacaaacacactcgCAGTTTCTCACctcctgtgctgctgctgctgctgctgttgttattgttggtGTAGGTTGGAGAGGAATTTCCACATCCCATCTCTTATCTATAAAAcctcagaggaagaggaagaacgaatgagagaaagaaaaaaaaaataccagagATAAGCTAAAGAATGACAGGTACGAGGAGTTAGAAATAAAGGTGAAGAGAGACTACGAAcgtctttcttttcctctctgtgtctaTCTACTGTACCTCTCTGCATGGAGGAAGAATTAAAATGACGccaagaaaagagaggagggggagaagagGGGGGAAGGGAGGGAAACTGcgaagagggagagagaagcaaagTGTGTTCACCCCTGCTGTTGAGGGAGCAGAGCCTCTCtctcgagtgtgtgtgtgtgtgtttctgtgcgtgTCTCGTGCTTTGAAATCCCTGCACAATTTGAGGGAAGTAGATCAAAGTCAGCTAGAATTGATTTAATTGGTGCATTTCAGCCCAAATACAGCAGAAGTGGATTTGGAGTGGGATTAGGGGAGAGCAACGACAGAagaatcagtttttttttgagttttcaattttttaaaggtgcagtacgATGCTGGGAAGTTTGAGGGCTGTGTTGCTGCAGAATTCCCGAATTTAGACatataaatatgacaaaatgttacgttttttgggggagtttttcaattttttaaaagtttaaaagttgCAGTACATATTGCTGGGAAGTTCCAGTGTTGTGTTGCCTCAGTTTACTTGAGTTCAGACATCTAAATATAACAAACTTTCGATTTTTTGGGTTCTTTGGTTTTACAACACAGGATTGCACAATTACACGCAGCCAGCCTccgcagcacacacacagaaaacgtgtaacaatatttaaatattttaaaagagaataaaacaatatattaggcaataaaatagaacaaagtatataaaagtagcactaaaggaagaaataaaaaagaatatatacACTTATACGGTATAttctctgccataaattctacttttacgaagcttatacattttcagtttttgttgtttttgtcagaaaggtgataattctacttcctgtttattattgaggtggtTGTGGTGTACtagagtgcattatattgaaaagtgttcctgaTATTTTAACGTACATGAGGGTGTCAATCTCAATCTGCTGACAATAAAGTAAAGCTTGTTTTACGGTTTCTTTTCAGACTTGATCACATCTAAGAAGAACACTACCTATATGTCGACTATAATTAGAGGTGTCACCAGGCAACTTCACAAATCCTGTGAGAACACAAATTCCCATGTGATGCTGCACCAGAACAATGAATAATTAGCTCATTGATGCTGCAGTTTGCACCTATAAAAGGTGAAGAAACTGAGGAAAAATTACACATCTGGGTGATATAAGAGGAGAGAGCAACAaggtttttgtcattttaaaggttttgagatatctttGGAGCAAATGGACAAACAAGTGGTAACTGACTTTGAAAAACGATTGCGGGAAATGTAATATGTGTGTCCGCAGCACTACATATGCAATAAGTGTAAACAACACCAGTGTTCTCCTTCAAAGCAGCAAGTGAAGCTTCATTTTCAACtctttttcagacttttttgtttctttctgccAACTGAGGAGCCAGAAAGAATCAAGAAGTTTATCTACATACCTGTTCACATTAGCAATCctgactgatactggatttCCCGGtacaatatcaatatttgagtAAAATTAATCTGTATACTCTATGTACCAATataattttttcattaaaagagAACTCCACACAGCCACAGTAGTGCTCtccaacacatggaaacacactGATGCATAAAATCAGTGAGTTCCCCTTtaacacaatataaaaacttgatatcttgtgtgtatgtgtgtgggtggcaTGAATCATTttaaggagaggaaggaggccgattaacaatttaaaaagtaaGTCTGAGACGTGACAGAGGAACagaacgttttttttttctacgcTACAAAATCTATTAtcatcaaccaatcacagatGAGAATCTGCTGTTAACATGCTTTTGCAAAGTACAGTtcaattaagaaataaaaatggaatTAATGCACAGCAGAGTGTCCATttcgattagttgtttggtctataaaatgtcagaaaatgaagaaaaacgtTTCccaaaaaaagtctcaaatatCTTGCACCAGCTAGCTTATCGTTAGCTAAGTGACGCAAGACTTTGAGGCTCTGATTTGGCTCTTTGTCTGCTTTGAGATACAAGATAAACTTCTGTTCAACTGTGTTTAACTTATAAAACTTGACTTTATCACTATGGAAGTTGCCTCAGAGCTTTTCAGACTGTTTGTCGCTTCACCATCAGCAGCGAGAGAATTACAAGCTAATATGCTGCTACATGTTAGCTGAGGTTACTTCTTCAGGTTCTCTGTAGAAAAAGGCAGCGGCAATCAATACCGATGTGCATAATAATTCCATACCAACAATAAACAGATTATTGACACAGAGGAATCTGCACCAATAACCACTTCCTGTTAGGTTAGTTGTGAAACCATTTCATTCATCTAAtttgtttgtgctttgttgCAATTGTTAAGACTTTTTGAGAATAGCAACCATTagatttaacattgtttaaccacGTTTAATTATATCATATTTAGATATATTGCCTATATATGTAAggctatttcatttatataaattgtttgtccttgtttgaccTTAAAAATGGCCTAGTAGCCTGCAAACTGCtaccattttaggctacatcatttttttataaatataatatcaaatatgaaatagccattcttctaataatcatttcctgtcctgaccCAACCATTAATATACTtttcttgatgcattcttgATGTTTTCATAGCAacctcaatctaactaatcttgcatagtgcaggtggctgtttctggATTTAATCCAAGAGGTTGGGTAGTATAGAAATACAGCATCTggacccccccaccccccgccaatgatgtatctttccaagtttgtgcccccattttaaaacatatagaTCATACAGAACAAATAGATTTTTCCTATCAtatgttttgaataaaaatatgtgtaatatctggACAGTACATCAAAAATGCTCCCTAACAAACACAAATTGGCAAAAAGTCTGATGAAGACGGTGTTGTTTTATAAGGCCAGAGACAGGTTGAGTGGGTCAACTGACCACAaataatgttcattttattatgaacaaatATTAGTGCTACTAAAGTTCTCCCCCACACCCCTCCTCCTACTGGAACAACTCACTCCAAGCTTATGCTGATTAAGGTGTGACATACAGTGTTCCCACATCGTTTAATTTCCCTAAAAAGATAAGGGAAGAGACCTGTAGCACAGCGCTAACTCTCACATTATTTCTGTTAAAAGAATATCATGGAGAGAGTAATAAGGTGGTTAAAATGTTCATGCACTGCAATATCTTTTTGAGTACCTGCTGAAGTGATACCATTTATCAGTGTAAAGCTGCTATCGGATCACAGACAGGCTCTAACTGGTTTCATAAttaaacacagcagcacagatgCTGTAAATCCCAGCGTCTCCACATTTCTACAGATCAGCTGACTGAACAGATTACTGTGTGATGTAGAAACACATATATGTGGGGAAACAGAGAGTTCACTGATGCTACTTTTTGctttaaacacattaattaactgtttaggaaaatgttttacatgtattATCTTAAAATGAAGTTCTACTTGGTTTTAATTCATAGCTGACCTGCTCATATTgactccttcatctttctcttcaAAACTAAAATGGTTGTTGGGATGGATGTTGTGGTCATTCATTATCAAGCTCTGCAAAAAATTACTGACACCTCCAGTGCAGTGATTGTTTGGCTTCACTCAACTTTTaattgtgtatgtttttgaggtacttgtactttacttgagtatttccatgtgatgctactttatacttccactccactacatgtcagagggaaatattgtactttctactccattacatttatttgacagcttcagtcacttttcagatgaagatttgacacaatagataatataacaagcttttaaaatacaacacattgttaaagatgaaaccagtggtttccaacctttttgtcttttgacgtcttacaaaaagcagtgtgtagtcggggtcacatttcacatgtctatgagttgttaacagctccactaaatagtgatttttccctctaaacttctcacatgctttcatttcaataaatgttcaaatgatccaatatttcagcaaaaatcaaagattagagaaaaagtccaaaaactgaaaacagatttgtgtatcagaactttgttttttcttctttcctctcccattaatcatctcaccacccctcagatttatctgctgaccctttggaggggcccgacccctaggttgggaaccactggactaaactagctaactgtatataaagtagtgtaaactagctccacctccagcagctacaacagtaacatgctgctctaacactgatgcttcactattaataatctaatgatgtcatatataataatatatcagtcagagggaccaaaccactacttttactgcaatactttaactacatcaagctcataatacttatgtacttttactgcaatactttaactacatcaagctcataatacttatgtacttttactgcaatactttaactacatcaagctcataatacttatgtacttttactgcaatactttaactacatcaagctcataatatttatgtacttttactgcaatactttaactacatcaagctcataatacttatacTATACTAATCCtagtattgattaatctgctgaatatttttcagattaattgattagtcgttttgtctataaaatgtctgttttctggCACGTTTCCAAAGAGCAGATGTTTGTGACTTTACCTGAGTGGTGGTCCAACTGATCGACTGACATTTAATATCCTAAAAACCTGCTTCCTGTGATAAGATTAATTAAAGATtaattaaagatttttttattttcccctGGACTCAAAAAAGATCTCTTAGTTGCTATAGCGCCCCCTCCAGGgcaattaagattttttttaattgaattgtcTGTGATTGGATGATAATAACAGACTTTGTGTTTCCATCTGACAGCTGAAGGTGAAGAACCAGCATCACTAAAAGAAAACGATCTGTTCCTCTGTTACGTCTCAGACTTACTTTTTAAATTGTTCACCggcctccttcctcttcttaaAATGACTCATGCCacctacacacacgcacacttgcCCCCCTCGGCTACAGTCCCCTCAATCGCAGGGTAAAGCAAAGCGACACTCAGAGTATAACTGATTGTTCTCGCCACTTCCAGCAGGAAGTGAAAATAACATCTGGCCACATTTTGagaggtttttttcccccatgaaACACAGTTTCAACTCTCTGTAAGGTAGAGGATGTAAACATGATTTTGgagctttaaaacaaaacagatgaatTGGTCaggatataataatataatatctagataattgttttttaaaaaagacagttGGTTGagtttctctttattttaatcttaattatttattgcactATACATCTATTGGTTTTATGTCttttgtaaagcattttgtaacTTGTTTCACACATAAAGTTACTgtcattacattattatttaacatACAGGGTCTTAATTTGTTGGTCATGATGctgatgcttttgttttttgttgcattaagaaattattttttctcttaacCTTCTCTAAATCTTCCGTCTCAGACCCGGCTGAACAGACCCCTCCTGTAGCGGTGGGGGGCTGTTCTGAAGGACATCAGACCATCAACAGGCCAGCCGCCTCCTACGGGCCTGATGATGGGCTTAAAGCAGGCGAGAGCAAAGAAAgcaaggaagaggagaaaagagctaaaattaagaattaaaaaaaaggataaaacaagcagacaaacaaatattaaaaggaagggaaaaacaaaaataaatacagaaaattctccCCTGACCTGCCCGCCCCTGATCCACCCCGGCGCCTCTTTGTCTTTGGAGCCCAACCAGAGATGCCCTCCAAGAGCATTGAAGctatgttattatttatttatttattattatttattatatccCCCCTTTATactctctctcccctctatATCTTTCATACAGACCCCCCCCCACACCTACCTAAACAAATGCGTGCTACAATAAGAAAATCTAAGCCaaacattttgccttttttgtttgtttgcttgtttgctcTTTCGTcatttctgttgttattgttgctgctgttttgccttttttctctctttttgttttggtttgtttgagtCTAGTTCTTTTGCTCTGTCATATGTTGCTTGTTTTCATATTGGTCACTTgtattacattataaattttGTCTAATCTTGGTTTATTTGCATGTTTCTTAATGTACAGGTTTGTGGGCTATGTAAACTGATCTTGGGCTGTGTTACCTGACAGGAAGGTGTTGTCATTTTGATACGAACAGcagactttctgttattttggGATGAGTTTGAAAGTAGTTTGACACTtttaagacaaaacaaaagcaacttCCATTTTCTTAAAGCCTCTGAGAACGTATTTTCtcaaacattttattacattttttgtgcaacaatCCAAGTTTTGTGATATTTGAATCAAAATCTGATGACAGTTACGACGTGGTTTGCTAATATTATCCCattactgtcaatcaaacctgATCAAACCACATCTACACGGTCCTGATGAAGCTGATTCACTGTTTTGATGTTAAATAGAGAGTCTTTATACTCTGACATGTCTCaagatttacatgtgttttttaaatgtatttattttttactgtaatctGGGAAGTAAAACCTGTTTATAAGCTGCAGTGAGGCAGCAGCTTTATCCAATTTCACTGATTTATAGCTCCACACTGTTGTCTTCACAGCCTGCAACTTTACCTGAATGCAGCAGCCAGAAAGTGCTCAGTTTGTAAAGTTATTGTTGTTATAAAAGAAGGATGTAATGAATCTGAGACAAatgaagagacagacaaagaaaacccaacaaacaggacagaaaacaacaacacaggatGTTTGAGTTGTGGCTTTTTAAAGCTGTAGTTCCTCATTAACAACACAAAGAGGCAGTGTTGTCATATATTTATCTCTACATACTGCATCAATAACCACCTGAAAATCAGAGTAAGAGGACAGAAATACCAGATGTAACAAGTATTATAACAGTTTAGTCTAAACATACTGTAGTAAAAACAAGATCTATCAACTTAAATACACAGTTTACTTTAAATATCAGTTATGCTCTTACTCAGCATTCCTCTAATAAACAACTTTAAGGCCAAAGTagtaaaaatgcaaacagaaTTAAGTGCAAATAGTACAAATACGTGCCAAACTCTGCTGAAATATCAACTCATGTTAGTCAAGTTGAAGTCCTGCAAAGAACAACTAATTCTCAGTGTTACTACGTGTGATAAAATCATCTGTTCagtgcagaaaaacacagatgtggTCAGTTTAAGTGTCACTCTTTTCCAGACAGAAACCTTCATTTCCAGCATCTCTAAACTTAAACTGATTCAAAACACAAAGGAGGAAAAATtgtcattcaaaacaaaacaaatcttcatcaataaaacattttttgcttaCAGAGAAACCAATTA is a genomic window of Thunnus albacares chromosome 23, fThuAlb1.1, whole genome shotgun sequence containing:
- the si:dkey-261e22.4 gene encoding overexpressed in colon carcinoma 1 protein homolog; its protein translation is MGCGNSSPTYTNNNNSSSSSSTGGRAESSSKGSEDSVPDDDKRKNYGGVYVGLPTDLSNIPQVQIGSLRENERDSLRKPLWGNSL